The DNA window tcctaTCGATTGGATCataggttattgtgttgtgtggtctttcatgtagcgatttaagtgtaagaaagtgtgtggtgggTAGATACACTAAGCCGCCATGGAGTGTTCTTTTACCAGAGTAGTTTTGGGAGGAAGGATCctaatttttatgtaattttaagtAGCATCTCCTTATCTAGGCACATTTTCTTGCAAACAAATAATATCCTTTAATCACGGGACAGAATAAGCCCATccttcatttaaatgtatttgaaCTCAACTTAAATGTTATTTGAATACAATTAAGTATTTTGGAACTCTAGAAACTAAGAAAGATTGTCAAATTAGGACAGGattggcatctctctctctctctctctgtgtttgtttgtgtgtgtgtgtgtgtgtgtgtgtgtgtgtgtgtgtgtgtgtaaaatattcaCTCTTTAGAGAAGAGTTGATGTTAAAAGTTAATATTCCATTTCGGCTTGAGAGGGGATAAGCTGATAAGACTCCTTGTTTTTCAGAGGATATTCTTGTGGTTCCCAGCACTGATATGGTAACTGACAACTCTATGTAATTATAATGACATGGCATCAATTTCTGTCCCCCATAAGCCCTATATCCATGTTGTACACACTTACACTTTCAGGTAAAACTCATATGCATACCTTAATGTAAATGAATCTTGAAAAGTGTTAGACTTAATACTGATTGTGTGTGAGCACACTATGCATTCGGAACATGAGACATGACAACATGccattattaattttcttttgtcttgtatTTTATCAAAACACAAGAAAAGTATCAAACACATGTTGACTGATTTTTACTGTGACATGGACTTCAAAGAAATGTAGATTCTGACTTGATCTCTGTTTAAAAAATCCCACAGTATTATGTTGTAATACTATTCTGTAAACACCAATAGTTACCCTTGAATTTGAAGTAACTCCTAACAGGCAAAGTTACTTGTTTTTCTCTTGACTACACCTGAacctttcatgtgtgtgtgtgtttgtgtgtgtgtgtgtgtgtgtgtgtgtgtgtgtgtgtgtgtgtgtgtgaagtaaggAAATgagtgtgtggtttgtgtgggTAGTGTCTGAGGGATTTGGGAATGGATATGATtaatgcatacatgtatgaaattgacaaaaaataaatggcagCCTACTGTCAGTGGCAAAAATTGGCTGTAGACATCAATAGACCCACTGGCATCCAGCCAAGGAGAACAGGCAGAGGTTGACACCTATAAGCTCACCAGTCACATAGCCAACTATCAGCAGCATCCACTACAATGTGCAAATATATATTGGACcgatgtgaaagaaagaaaaacagaatagtttgagcattatgaagagagataAAACTAGAGATGTGAGGGTATAAAGGCATAGCCTGCTGTGAGAATCCTGCCTTGGAACTGCTGTGAGAATTCTTCCATGGCAAAAATCCCAGATGGTACTGCCCATGAAGAaaatttctgttgctatggctATGCCACAGTGTTCTGTGTCCGTGTCTGTGGCTCACTAAAGATCATTTGGACATCCCTGGTCTGGACTGAGACCCTGGCCCATAATTTAAGGGCTGTGCAGAGCTTATCAGACCTCTCACATGCTACAGCCCTTCGGAGACTATGCCCATCACCTCACCTGTGCATCACAGTTGAGCTGGCCCCTATGGTGAGAGAAGAGGTGAGCCAGTCAAGAGGAGGTGAGGGTGACAGTGTAATGAGAGAGCTGACTCTGCCACTCACCTTCTGTGAGGCATCCCACCCTCACCAGCTGAGGCAGGCAGGAGAGTTGGCATCAGGGTCAGGAGAGTGGGAGAACTTTCTCCATACCTAACCAGCTGTCAGCACCTTGATTGGGAACCACAGTAGAGCTGATTTTTTGACCTAGGTGAGCCATGAGAGCCAGAATGCTGTCTGTGAGCCTTGTTGTCTGCAGCACTGGGTCAGCTAGTGGGGGCAGTGCTGAAGAGCTCGATCTGGTGGTACAGGTGCAATAGAGCTAGCCAACTAAGCTGTCACCCATTCCCATATCCAGTGTAtcgagttggcccaccccaacatctataCAATCTATGAAAAATACTAGTATTTTATTCACTTACCAATAAAAGGCAGaagcattttctttctctaatacAATAAAAGTTAAAGCTTATTTTtaatccagaatgagtgagttctgaGTTGGTGCTTCAGCTTTTTCTCCATAATACATATGTGTCTGAGTATGTAAATAGATTAGACAGAATGTTGGGCACAACAAATAAGTATGTGataataaatgtgtatgtattaaaatatatgtgttttgcTTCTgtaaatggttttccttctgcAAGAGTAACTCTCTTCTCCTGGTTCAACAAAAGTTTATAGGTCTAAACCTCCCTCCAGCCTGGCAAGTGAGAATCCAGGCTTCTGGGCAACAGAGAAAAAAAGGGGATTGAATCCTTTATTTAATAAGTAAACTTAATTTACCTATGCAATAGTTGTTAATTGCCCAAGCCTGCAATTCTTAACCATAGAATAAAGAGGGAAATTTTTAGGATTATTTAGAATCTATCAGCAAGCATTCAGTATAGTTAGAGAGCTAGAAGGCAAGAAACCATTAATCTTTAAAACTACCTCCAAAAACTACCAGTCCCTAAACCAAACTCTATATCTAATGCCTCAGTTGATTAATGGCCAGGATCCTGGTAAAGGAATAGGGATTTACAGAACATtcaaagaaaaacaccaaactcaGCTTTTAAGAATTAAGCTAACTTTTGAAGTTCCTAATCATCTGGAACTCCTCTAACCATTATATTTTTTACTCTTTTaattaaaatccaataaaatataaaacaaaataaataaatagaataattgCAAATAtcaaacattaaaaatgaaagactGTTCTAAAGTATGTTTAAACTTTTCTAAGAATTTCATTGGTCTgccttgggcaccaatggaaggaggtgccaaggctggactctgCCCAGTGCAGGGCAATATCAGGGGGTAGATAAAGGgggtggttggagagggggaacacccttatagaagaatgggagggggatgggatgggggtttatgtctggaaaagggaaaaacacttgaaatgtaaataaaacaatatccaattaaaaaaagaattgtattGGTCTATAAGGCCCAGGTATATAATATTCATAAACaagaccaaaaaataaaaataaaaataaagtaataacaGATTAGCCAGGGCATGCATACCACAGCATTTATTTATAGGACTGTTCAAATCAGAAGAATGTGAGCTGGTTGATACTAAACTGCCCAAAAGAATACGAGCTGCAAGAATAGGGACTCCTACATTTGGAATAGAAAGGAtgttatttgtaaaaaaaataatgaagttaTCAAGGCAGTTATTCCCTAGAGTACTGACATTAAAGGCACACCACATACTAAAGGCATCACTGTTTATGTAGTTTACTCTTGAATTCCACATCTTATGTGAAGTCTTTTGCTAAAATAACCAGTAAATGGAAAATATAGCAAGACAGTGGGCAGAACATTGTGGTGACATGGAAAGAAGGAGTCCCTCAAGTGATAGTTGACTGATACATAGAAGGAAGACTACCCTTTCTGGAAATAACCATCCTCAGATTGCAGTACCACCCATGATCAGAATGAGAAACAGCAAATAATGATTGTATgctaaatattttattggaaTCACTTTTCTACAGGAATGATATTGAAGGCATCTGTCTTTTGTTCAcctgaaagaaataaataaacaaggttTGGGAGAAGAAAGACACAATGCACAATTTTTCAACATGTCCTAAATATCTTAGTTTCTTGGATAACTGTGTTAGAGTTAAGACATTTAACTGAGAGtcaatttaaattatatataccaTAGAATTATAAAGGGTGTTCATGTTTTGGATGTATCCATCATCTTCGTGTTTAGGAATAGGATCACTGGAGTTTGGGGGATGGTATGAAGGATGAGATATTTAATTACCTTCTCTCTGCTCAGAAACCAGATGGTTATGCAGAAAATGACCACAGGAAACTTGACTGTTGCTGGCCTCCCTGCTGGGGTGGTCCTTGTGGGTTTCCAGGTTGAGGTGGTCTCTGAGGGCCTCCCTGTGGGGGTGGTCCTTGAGGGGGTCTTTGCTGAGGGCCTCCAGGAGGGGGCGGGCCTTGAGGGCTACCAGGCTGTGGGGGTCTCTGAGGGCCTCCCTGTGGGGGTGGTCCTTGAGGGGGTCTTTGCTGTGGGCCTCCAGGCGGGGGCGGGCCTTGAGGGCTACCAGGCTGTGGGGGTCTCTGAGGGCCTCCCTGTGGGGGTGGTCCTTGAGGGGCTCTTTGCTGTGGGCCTCCAGGAGGGGGCGGGCCTTGAGGACTTCCAGGCTGTGGGGGTCTCTGAGGGCCTCCCTGTGGGGGTGGTCCTTGAGGGGGTCTTTGCTGTGGGCCTCCAGGAGGGGGCGGGCCTTGAGGACTTCCAGGCTGTGGGGGTCTCTGAGGGCCTCCTTGTGGGGGTGGTCCTTGAGGGGGTCTTTGCTGTGGGCCTCCAGGAGGGGGCGGGCCTTGAGGACTTCCAGGCTGTGGGGGTCTCTGAGGGCCTGCTGCTGGGGGTGGATGGTGAGGATGGTGGTGATTGCCTCCGTGCTGCGGTGGTCTCTCTGGTCTGTTTACATCATCCCCActgccatcatcatcaccatcatcgttatcatcaccatcaccattttCATCAGAAGCAGGAGGTCTTGGGGGCAATCCACCAGGAGGTGGTTTTGGATGATGTTGGCCATGTCCCTGGCTCTGCTGCTCTAACTCTGTTTAAGTATAGATTAGAGTAGATGAGTTTATACCTTCTCTTTCTCGCAGGATCAACCTCGTTCCCCAAACTTTATACCACTGATGCTTCATGAagcttaatttttatatttatcgtATGTACTTTCTTGTATCTCAACTCTTGGGAtgaatatttgtccttatatctGGTGGGGAAAAAGTGTTTTATGCTACTTACAATTCTCAGACAGAAGTGAAGAATGGAGGTATGTTCTTCAAATGCTACTAATTAGAAATTGGTGGAGTAGCAAAACTGTGATAGCAACGatttattcttaaatataaaatgGTGTTCAAGGCCTTATAAGCATGTGtaaagcaagaagaaaatgtaAGAATATGTTTTCCATTCAATTCTCATGCAAAATATATGTATTATTCAGCTGTGGATACAGTGAgaataatacatttaaaagtaaggataataaatttaatattattGGAAAGGACAGGCACTGTGTAGCTACATATTTTATGTACAATCAAAGCATTCTAAATGAATCACTGGGGAAAAAGAATTCTTTGAGCAAACCATAGTACCACAGAGGACGTTAAATGAGGACACCCTAAATGTGTACCGTGTATAATATATTGTGTCAGTCTTGAAAGTGCCTcctatttttttaatcaaagccTAGCTTGTGATTCTTCCACTGTATGGCCCTGCTGGAGACTCAATGTTGGGAAGATTGATTATCTACGGAGAAGCTACGAGTCcttattttgataaaataaggaaatGCTAGGGATGTTACAGAATTGAATAATTCCAAATGTAAAGAGTACATAGAACGTCAATAGAGGATGGATCTGTCTTTACCTAACTGCTGAGATGAGTCTTCATAGATGACTTCTaggaaataaatagaaagaagttGAAAGTTActtatgacattttctagttgcTGAGAATC is part of the Rattus norvegicus strain BN/NHsdMcwi chromosome 4, GRCr8, whole genome shotgun sequence genome and encodes:
- the Prpmp5 gene encoding proline-rich proteoglycan 2 precursor (The RefSeq protein has 1 substitution compared to this genomic sequence), translating into MLVVLLTAALLVLSSAQGVDEEVVYEDSSQQLELEQQSQGHGQHHPKPPPGGLPPRPPASDENGDGDDNDDGDDDGSGDDVNRPERPPQHGGNHHHPHHPPPAAGPQRPPQPGSPQGPPPPGGPQQRPPQGPPPQGGPQRPPQPGSPQGPPPPGGPQQRPPQGPPPQGGPQRPPQPGSPQGPPPPGGPQQRAPQGPPPQGGPQRPPQPGSPQGPPPPGGPQQRPPQGPPPQGGPQRPPQPGSPQGPPPPGGPQQRPPQGPPPQGGPQRPPQPGNPQGPPQQGGQQQSSFLWSFSA